One genomic window of Candidatus Poribacteria bacterium includes the following:
- a CDS encoding ATP-dependent Clp protease ATP-binding subunit ClpX yields PELIGRLPVVTTLHELDAQALVRILTEPKNALVKQYRHLLAYEGVQFHTTDEALTAIADEVIERETGARGLRAVFEKIMLDTLYRLPSLNDVEACHVTEDSVRKSEPPQLTYRKSEALKTA; encoded by the coding sequence TACCGGAGTTAATTGGACGACTCCCAGTTGTCACAACGCTTCATGAATTGGATGCGCAGGCACTCGTTCGGATCCTCACTGAACCTAAGAACGCTCTGGTGAAACAATATCGGCATCTTTTGGCTTATGAAGGTGTACAATTCCACACAACTGATGAAGCATTAACCGCTATCGCGGATGAGGTGATTGAACGCGAAACCGGTGCGCGTGGGTTAAGGGCGGTTTTTGAAAAGATTATGCTCGATACGCTCTATCGCCTCCCTTCGCTTAACGATGTTGAAGCGTGCCATGTTACTGAAGATTCCGTGCGTAAGAGTGAGCCACCGCAACTGACTTATAGAAAATCCGAAGCACTTAAAACTGCGTAA